The following coding sequences are from one Microtus pennsylvanicus isolate mMicPen1 chromosome 1, mMicPen1.hap1, whole genome shotgun sequence window:
- the Cabp5 gene encoding calcium-binding protein 5, whose product MVLLLLLLVMTMLMVIVVMMGMTVVIVMVVVLLLLMTMGIVKVLMMLMMERPLGQDEIDELREAFLEFDKDRDGFISYKDLGNLMRTMGYMPTEMELTELGQQIRMNLGGRVDFEDFVELMTPKLLAETAGMIGVQEMRDAFKEFDTNGDGEITLAELQQAMQRLLGEKLTPREISEVVQEADINGDGTVDFEEFVKMMSR is encoded by the exons atggtgctgctgctgctgctgctggtgatgaCAATGTTGATGGTGATTGTAGTGATGATGGGGATGACAgtggtgatagtgatggtggtggtgctgctgcttcTGATGACAATGGGTATAGTGAAGGTGTTGATGATGCTGATGATG GAGAGGCCACTGGGACAGGATGAGATTGATG aaCTCCGGGAAGCATTTCTTGAATTTGACAAGGACCGAGATGGGTTCATCTCTTACAAGGATTTGGGCAATCTCATGAGGACGATGGGTTACATGCCTACAGAGATGGAGTTGACTGAGCTGGGCCAACAAATCCGCATGAACC ttGGTGGCCGTGTAGACTTTGAAGACTTTGTGGAGCTGATGACCCCCAAACTGCTTGCAGAGACGGCAGGGATGATTGGTGTCCAGGAGATGAGAGATGCTTTCAAGGAG TTTGATACCAATGGAGATGGGGAGATCACACTGGCAGAACTGCAGCAGGCCATGCAGAGGCTGCTGGGGGAGAAGCTCACACCTCGGGAGATTTCCGAGGTGGTACAGGAGGCTGACATCAATGGAGATGGCACTGTTGACTTTGAAG agtttGTGAAGATGATGTCTCGTTGA
- the Pla2g4c gene encoding cytosolic phospholipase A2 gamma, protein MNPEESPTSQPSGIHKRSDIYFATGLQKEEKAAVNKRSSKVLEALQKLNIQADQAPVIAVLGSGGGLRAHIACLGVLSEMKELGLLDAVTYLAGVSGSTWALSSFYNNNGNMEGMEEELKERYEESSWHFGENLEKAIQASKKKNYSLTDFWAYFVVSRQTRELQNSNLSSIKKHVEEGLLPYPIFAAIDGDLQPDWRMRKTRKSWFEFTPHHAGYPALGAYVPITQFGSRFKNGKLVRSEPEGDLNYLRGLWGSAIADREEIKKFICDMLADLRAKLNQGHLFMAAPRSAAGAAAYMGAPETQVDEVLLDLIMAFLKDQNDPSIKDKLQALQQILGAERDVFGEQKYFWLIEAVQNWNEISPKEKEQFLEYLLYCFMRTKALPLGPGSRSTNWIWSYFQDTFTFLCKTAICCLKWEWGTVYNFLYKNGNITDEAMQSREFLHLVDAGLAINTPYPLVLPPARKAHLILSFDFSAGDPLETVRTTADYCQRYGIPFPQVREDQLKEWAKAPESCYILRGETGPVVMHFTLFNKNNCGDDIDTWRKKYETMKPSCFYTPELVADLLRVSRENVRINKNNILSEMRKVAGKTGNLPRMNKEDFLGYRVQNVQSSRTVEIKISNNTDIIFKEPLHYLRSGHLLVDPPPVLSPKSTISCSFVKKSSSFQGTVGMLIYQGPSVHLALLFSIPFNYALHRIKFALAIITEPVSRDLESVFDDIIQGNGSPEQKVAKYELQLPQGTLKLEHDSFIVRATMSNIHVAKMDVVVETKAV, encoded by the exons ATGAACCCTGAAGAGTCTCCCACGTCACAACCATCCGGTATACATAAGCG TTCTGACATTTACTTTGCCACTGGActccagaaagaagagaaggcgGCTGTGAACAAACGCAGCTCCAAGGTGTTGGAGGCTCTGCAAAAGCTGAACATCCAGGCCGACCAG GCTCCAGTGATTGCTGTCCTGGGCTCTGGTGGGGGACTGCGTGCCCACATCGCTTGTCTTGGGGTACTGAGTGAGATGAAAGAACTTGGCCTGTTGGATGCTGTCACATACCTCGCAGGGGTCTCTGGGTCTACTTG ggcGTTGTCTTCATTCTACAACAACAATGGAAATATGGAAGGGATGGAAGAGGAGCTGAAAGAGCGATATGAGGAGAGTAGCTGGCACTTTGGAGAGAACTTGGAGAAAGCCATACAGgcatcaaagaaaaagaattactcTTTGACTGACTTTTGGGCCTATTTTGTTGTTTCCAGGCAAACCAGAGAA TTACAGAACTCTAACTTGTCCAGCATAAAGAAGCATGTGGAAGAAGGACTGCTGCCCTATCCAATCTTTGCAGCCATTGATGGTGACCTTCAGCCTGACTGGAGGATGAGAAAAACTCGGA AGTCCTGGTTCGAATTCACCCCTCATCATGCTGGCTACCCTGCACTTGGGGCTTACGTCCCCATCACGCAGTTTGGAAGCAGATTTAAGAATGGAAAATTGGTTAGATCTGAGCCTGAGGGAGACTTGAATTACCTGAGAG gtTTATGGGGAAGTGCTATAGCTGAtagagaagaaattaagaaatttatttgCG ACATGTTAGCAGACCTGAGAGCAAAATTGAACCAGGGACATTTGTTTATGGCAG CGCCTAGATCAGCAGCTGGAGCAGCGGCATACATGGGAGCACCAGAGACACAGGTGGATGAAGTGCTCTTGGATTTAATCATGGCTTTTCTTAAAGATCAGAATGACCCCAGCATCAAGGATAAGCTCCAGGCCCTGCAGCAGATTCTGGGTGCTGAGAGAG ATGTGTTTGGTGAACAGAAGTACTTCTGGCTGATTGAGGCTGTCCAGAATTGGAATGAGATCTCTCCCAAGGAGAAGGAGCAGTTTCTTGAATATCTGTTGTACTGCTTCATGAGGACAAAAGCGCTTCCTTTGGGTCCCGGGTCTAGATCAACAAACTGGATCTGGA gttatttccaggacACTTTTACTTTTCTGTGTAAAACTGCAATTTGTTGTTTGAAGTGGGAGTGGGGAACTGTTTACAACTTCCTCTATAAAAACG GTAACATCACAGATGAGGCCATGCAGAGCCGGGAGTTTCTACATCTGGTGGATGCTGGTTTGGCTATCAATACTCCCTACCCGCTTGTTTTGCCTCCAGCTCGTAAAGCTCACCTCATCCTCTCTTTTGACTTCAGTGCTGGAGATCCACTAGAG ACCGTCAGGACCACAGCGGACTACTGCCAACGCTATGGAATCCCTTTTCCTCAAGTGAGAGAGGATCAGCTAAAGGAGTGGGCCAAAGCCCCAGAGAGCTGCTACATCCTCAGGGGGGAAACTGGACCTGTTGTCATGCATTTTACTCTGTTCAACAAGAACAACTGTGGAG ATGACATTGAcacatggagaaaaaaatatgagaCAATGAAACCATCTTGTTTCTACACACCAGAACTTGTGGCAGATTTGCTGAGGGTGTCTAGGGAGAATGTTCGAATAAACAAGAATAATATCCTCAGTGAGATGAGGAAAGTGGCTGG GAAAACTGGCAACTTGCCAAGGATGAATAAGGAGGACTTCTTGGGATACAGAGTGCAGAATGTCCAAAGCTCTCGGACTGTGGAGATTAAGATATCCAACAACACGGACATAATATTCAAGGAGCCCTT GCACTACTTACGGAGTGGGCATTTACTAGTGGACCCACCACCTGTGCTGTCTCCAAAGTCCACCATCAGCTGTTCCTTTGTGAAGAAGAGCTCCAGCTTCCAGGGCACTGTGGGCATGCTGATCTACCAGGGCCCAAGTGTCCACCTGGCCTTACTGTTCTCTATTCCTTTCAACTATGCGCTTCACAGAATTAAGTTTGCCTTAGCCATCATAACCGAGCCAGTCTCCAGAGACCTGGAGAGTGTTTTTGATGACATCATTCAGGGAAATGGGTCTCCAGAGCAAAAGGTAGCAAAGTATGAACTTCAGCTCCCTCAGGGGACCCTGAAGCTGGAACATGACTCCTTCATCGTCAGAGCCACAATGTCCAACATCCATGTGGCTAAAATGGATGTAGTGGTTGAGACCAAAGCTGTTTAA